DNA from Streptomyces sp. NBC_01260:
TGCTCGCATACCTTGATCGCCTGGGACCGGTTCTTCTTGCGACGGGCGGTGTCCCGGAAGAGCTGGTTGAGCGGTTTCGATGCGCTCTGCCCGGGCAGCTTCTTGGCCGAGTTCGCCGGCTTGGTCGATGCGGGAGTGGAGTACGCCTTCTTTATGTGACCGGCAACGGCTTTCTCCGGAGCGCCGGTCTTGCTGCTGTAGGTGAGGGTGGACAGGTAGCTGAACGCTGCGGCACCGTCGTCGCGGCTGACATAGGTCGCCTTGTCCCAGCGCGGTGCGAGCATGAACAGCTTTCCGCCGGTGCCCTGGAGGGTGTATCCGGGCGGGGGTGTGATGCTGATCATCGGCTCGTACACCGCAAAGACCGTGTCGTCGGGCTCGCTGCCCTGCTTGTATGCGGCCTTCACGGTGTGCTTGAACGTCTTCAGCTTGGCCAGCTGGTCGAAGCTTTTCGAGCCCGGCACATTCCCGCCCTCAGTGACCTTCGCGGCGGCGGGCCATTTCTGAGTGATCTTCGGGGATGTCTTGATGAACAGAGCGGCGGTCTTGACGCTGCCCGTCTTGGCCATATAGGTGAAGTGGTACTCGAAGGAGATCTCACGGCTCTTGGCAGCGATCGTCCCGACCGACAGCACCACGAACTGGGTCTGACCCACGGGGCGTTTGTTCTGCAGCCAGGTCTGGGGAACACCTTCGTGACGCGAATTACTGAGGTTGAACTCGTAATGTTGTGTTGCTGATCAGGCGGGTCGGATGGTCAGGCCGGTCTCGGTGAGGCAGCCGTCGATGAGGTGGCTGCGGTACTGGATGTGCCTCAGGCCGCTCCGGACGGTCTGGACGAGGTGTTCTGGGCTGCTGAAGGCGACGTTGGAGAGCCAGCCGCGCCGGAGGAGGGACCAGATGCCTTCGACGGGGTTGAGGTCGGGTGCATAGGGCGGCAGGTAGTAGATGGTCAGCCAGTCCCGGGCTTCGGCGAACTCCCTCAGTCCGGCGGCCTTGTGGACGTTGAGGTTGTCCCAGACGAGGACGATGGGGCCGCCGAGCTGCTGGTGGGCGGCGATGAGCAGGTCGCGGTAGTCGCGCCAGGAGAAGCTCTTGCGCCCGTCACGGTTGCCGTCGTCGCGGCGGGGCCGGTAGATCAGCCGCGACCGGTGGCCAGGTTTGTAGCAGGTCAGCGCGGCTATGTATATGCGTCTGCGGGAACGTCCGCGGACCCGTACCACCGGGGTCCGGCCGCGTGGCGACCATGTCCTCGCGTGCGGCGGCGTCATGGAGAAGCCGGCTTCGTCCTCGAAGACGAGCCAGGCTCCACGGGCCGCCGCGAGCCTTCCGCGCAGGGCCACACCTCCTTGACCCACCCCGCGACCGCGTCGTCGTCCCGCTCCATCGCTCTACGGGCCGGCACCTGACAGGACCAGCCGTTGCGTACCAACAGCTTCCGCACGCCCTGGATCGTGTACGTCAGGTGGAAGCGTCGGCCCGATCACCGTCCTGACCCGGGCCAGCGTCCAGCGCTGGTCCTCCCAGCCATGCGCGGCCGGCCCCTTGGCCAGCTCCGCCTCCAGCTGAGTGAACTGCTGATCGCTCAGCCTTGGCAGGGACGCCGGCCCCTGCGACCGCAAGCACCGCGGGCCGC
Protein-coding regions in this window:
- a CDS encoding NucA/NucB deoxyribonuclease domain-containing protein, translating into MGQTQFVVLSVGTIAAKSREISFEYHFTYMAKTGSVKTAALFIKTSPKITQKWPAAAKVTEGGNVPGSKSFDQLAKLKTFKHTVKAAYKQGSEPDDTVFAVYEPMISITPPPGYTLQGTGGKLFMLAPRWDKATYVSRDDGAAAFSYLSTLTYSSKTGAPEKAVAGHIKKAYSTPASTKPANSAKKLPGQSASKPLNQLFRDTARRKKNRSQAIKVCEQYWGKKYSQNNKYRCDEFPFATTYQGAAQSQYEPAAPKNNFSAMPLVTADNRDAGILLGQFMTKNRIIDGKDDGFIVKIK